The Lichenihabitans psoromatis genome contains a region encoding:
- a CDS encoding Tm-1-like ATP-binding domain-containing protein: MRDGCVYVAGTCDTKGPELRYVRDIIAQEGLRTCLVDLSTRKSGGDVDVAAAEVASHHPDGPQAVFTADRGSSVNGMTVAFQHFMMARDDVAGLIGLGGSGGTTLVTAAMRALPIGTPKLMVSTVASSNVAGYVGPSDVTMMYSVTDIAGLNRISRVILGNAAHAIVGMARNPIPLETSDKPAIGLTMFGVTTSCITQVVGLLDRDFDCLVFHATGTGGQSMEKLATSRLVSGLLDLTTTEVCDLLMGGVFPCTEERFDAVATSRLPYVGSCGALDMVNFGARSSVPPAFRDRNFYEHNASVTLMRTTGEENRRMGLWIGEKLNRCDGPVRFLLPEGGVSALDAPGLPFHDPEADAALFAALEETVRQTDDRRLIRVPHHINDAAFAEAAASQFRAIF; this comes from the coding sequence ATGAGGGACGGATGCGTTTACGTCGCTGGAACCTGCGACACCAAGGGCCCTGAACTGCGCTATGTCCGCGACATCATCGCCCAAGAGGGTCTGCGGACTTGCCTCGTCGATCTCTCGACGAGGAAGTCCGGCGGCGATGTCGACGTCGCAGCCGCCGAGGTCGCGAGCCATCACCCCGATGGGCCGCAGGCCGTGTTCACGGCGGATCGCGGATCGTCGGTGAACGGCATGACGGTCGCGTTTCAGCATTTCATGATGGCGCGGGACGATGTGGCGGGCCTGATCGGCCTCGGTGGTTCGGGTGGAACGACGCTGGTGACGGCCGCGATGCGCGCCTTGCCGATCGGCACGCCGAAACTGATGGTGTCGACCGTCGCGTCGAGCAATGTCGCGGGTTACGTTGGGCCGAGCGACGTCACCATGATGTATTCGGTGACCGACATCGCTGGGCTGAACCGGATCTCGCGCGTCATTCTCGGCAATGCCGCCCACGCGATCGTCGGCATGGCGCGCAATCCCATTCCGCTCGAAACGTCAGACAAGCCGGCGATCGGCTTGACGATGTTCGGGGTCACGACGAGTTGCATCACCCAGGTGGTCGGCCTCCTCGACCGCGACTTCGATTGCCTCGTGTTTCACGCGACCGGGACGGGCGGTCAATCGATGGAGAAGCTTGCGACGTCGCGACTGGTCAGCGGGCTTCTCGATCTCACCACCACCGAGGTTTGCGATCTCCTGATGGGTGGCGTCTTCCCCTGCACAGAGGAGCGCTTCGACGCGGTCGCGACGAGCAGGCTTCCTTATGTGGGCTCCTGTGGGGCGCTCGACATGGTCAATTTCGGCGCGCGTTCGAGCGTTCCGCCGGCGTTCCGCGACCGCAACTTCTACGAGCACAATGCGTCGGTGACGCTGATGCGGACCACCGGCGAGGAGAATAGGAGGATGGGGCTTTGGATCGGCGAAAAGCTGAACCGCTGCGACGGCCCGGTCCGTTTTCTTCTGCCGGAGGGCGGCGTTTCGGCGCTCGATGCCCCTGGCCTTCCGTTCCATGACCCGGAGGCGGATGCGGCTCTGTTCGCGGCGCTCGAGGAAACGGTGCGGCAGACCGACGACCGCCGCCTGATCCGCGTTCCGCACCACATCAACGACGCGGCCTTCGCCGAAGCCGCCGCGTCTCAGTTCCGCGCCATCTTTTAG